A genomic region of Oryza glaberrima chromosome 1, OglaRS2, whole genome shotgun sequence contains the following coding sequences:
- the LOC127768765 gene encoding G-type lectin S-receptor-like serine/threonine-protein kinase At2g19130 — translation MAISGAPLCSSALVLLPCLFVIAMAALQSGVVVLADAADTVAADRPLSGRQRPLVSNRGKFALGFFQPENSEHWYLGTWYNQISKHTPVWVANRGSPISNPDTSQLTIATNGNMVLLDNSRTAIWSTNISNFTSNSTVGVILDSGNLVLADASNTSIILWQSFDHFGDTWLPGGKLGRNKLTGVSTRLVAWKARNDPVPGVFSLELDPNGTSQYLLQWNSTLQYWTSGNWTGRIFTGVPEMTPTGSYPNSLYTFDYVNGENESYFVYDLKDDSVLTRFVLGEMGQIQFLTWMNGANDWMLFWSQPKAQCDVYSLCGPFSVCTENAMASCSCLRGFGEQNVGEWLQGDHNSGCRRNVELQCSSNGSVVGRSTDRFHTMANVRLPSDAESVVAAGFDQCEEACLSNCSCTAYSYNGSCSLWYRDLINLQDVSVIGSQGSSAVLIRLAASELSGQKQKHTKKLITFSVLATGAVLLMMAVLVVILRRRMVKATTRVEGSLISFTYRDLKSVTKNFSEKLGGGAFGSVFEGSLPDATMVAVKKLEGFRQGEKQFRSEVSTIGNIQHVNLIRLLGFCSEKTRRLLVYEYMPNGSLDKHLFGSNQHVLSWNTRYKIALGIARGLDYLHEKCRDCIIHCDIKPENILLDGSFAPKVADFGLAKLMGRDFSRVLTTSRGTVGYIAPEWIAGTAVTAKADVFSYGMTLLEIVSGRRNVQEQGGAAVDGLLPLLAASTLGGGGGGRDELVSAVVDGRVGVNADMGEVERACRVACWCIQDDEKARPAMATVVQVLEGLVEIGVPPVPRSLQILADLANQSNNLQFFSDLPSK, via the exons ATGGCGATTTCAGGAGCGCCGCTCTGTTCCTCTGCTCTCGTTCTTCTTCCCTGCCTGTTTGTCATAGCCATGGCCGCTCTGCAGAGTGGTGTGGTGGTATTGGCGGACGCCGCTgacaccgtcgccgccgaccggcCGTTGTCCGGCAGGCAGAGGCCGCTGGTGTCCAACCGCGGCAAGTTCGCGCTAGGTTTCTTCCAGCCAG AAAACTCAGAGCATTGGTACCTTGGCACCTGGTACAACCAAATCTCCAAGCACACGCCGGTCTGGGTTGCAAACAGGGGCTCTCCAATCTCGAATCCGGACACCTCACAACTAACCATAGCAACCAACGGCAACATGGTATTACTCGACAATTCAAGAACAGCAATTTGGTCCACGAACATCTCCAACTTCACCTCCAATTCCACGGTCGGTGTCATCCTCGACTCCGGCAACCTTGTCCTCGCAGACGCATCGAACACCTCCATCATCCTCTGGCAGAGCTTCGACCATTTCGGCGATACCTGGCTCCCCGGCGGCAAGCTCGGCCGGAACAAGCTCACCGGCGTGAGCACTCGTCTTGTCGCATGGAAGGCACGCAATGACCCAGTCCCCGGCGTGTTCTCCCTCGAGCTGGACCCGAACGGCACGAGCCAATACCTGCTCCAATGGAACAGTACACTGCAGTACTGGACAAGCGGCAACTGGACCGGCCGCATCTTCACCGGCGTGCCGGAGATGACGCCGACCGGCAGCTACCCGAACTCGCTGTACACCTTCGACTACGTCAACGGCGAGAACGAGAGCTACTTCGTGTACGACCTCAAGGACGACTCGGTCCTCACGAGGTTCGTCTTGGGCGAGATGGGGCAGATCCAGTTCTTGACATGGATGAACGGCGCCAACGACTGGATGCTGTTCTGGTCGCAGCCCAAGGCGCAGTGCGACGTGTACTCGTTGTGTGGCCCGTTCAGTGTCTGCACCGAGAATGCAATGGCATCTTGTAGCTGCCTCCGTGGCTTCGGTGAGCAAAACGTTGGCGAATGGTTGCAGGGAGATCACAATTCAGGGTGCAGAAGAAACGTGGAGCTGCAGTGCAGCAGCAATGGCTCGGTGGTAGGAAGGAGTACTGATCGGTTCCACACGATGGCTAATGTAAGATTACCAAGCGACGCAGAGAGTGTGGTGGCCGCAGGTTTTGATCAGTGTGAGGAAGCATGCCTAAGTAATTGTTCTTGCACTGCCTACTCCTACAATGGCAGCTGCTCACTGTGGTACAGAGACCTCATCAACCTGCAAGATGTGAGTGTCATTGGTAGCCAAGGCAGCAGCGCAGTTTTGATTCGATTGGCTGCTTCAGAATTGTCTGGACAGAAGCAAAAGCATACCAAGAAGTTGATCACTTTTTCTGTCCTTGCTACTGGTGCTGTACTACTCATGATGGCTGTTTTGGTTGTCATCTTGAGAAGAAGAATGGTGAAGGCAACAACACGAGTGGAAGGTTCCTTGATATCATTCACATACCGTGACCTGAAATCTGTGACCAAAAATTTCTCCGAGAAGCTCGGAGGAGGCGCCTTCGGTTCAGTGTTCGAAGGGTCACTGCCTGATGCAACCATGGTGGCCGTGAAGAAGCTCGAAGGTTTTCGTCAGGGGGAGAAGCAGTTTCGCTCAGAAGTGAGCACAATCGGCAACATCCAACACGTCAACCTGATTAGATTGCTCGGGTTTTGTTCAGAGAAAACTCGAAGACTACTCGTCTACGAGTACATGCCGAATGGTTCGTTGGACAAGCATCTTTTTGGAAGTAACCAACACGTCCTGAGTTGGAACACGAGGTACAAGATTGCTCTTGGAATCGCGAGGGGATTAGACTACCTCCACGAGAAATGCAGGGATTGCATAATACACTGCGACATCAAGCCAGAAAACATACTGCTCGATGGCTCGTTTGCTCCCAAGGTTGCAGACTTCGGCCTCGCCAAGCTCATGGGCCGCGACTTCAGCCGGGTGCTGACCACGTCGAGGGGCACGGTGGGGTACATCGCGCCGGAGTGGATCGCCGGCACGGCCGTGACGGCGAAGGCGGACGTGTTCAGCTACGGCATGACGCTGCTCGAGATCGTGTCGGGGCGGAGGAACGTGCAGGAGCagggtggcgcggcggtggacggCCTGCTCCCGTTGCTGGCGGCGAGCacgctcggcggcggtggcggcggccgggatgAGCTGGTCAGCGCCGTGGTGGACGGCCGTGTAGGCGTCAACGCCGACATGGGCGAGGTGGAGAGAGCATGCAGGGTGGCGTGCTGGTGCATCCAGGACGACGAGAAGGCGaggccggccatggcgacggtggTGCAGGTGCTCGAAGGGCTTGTGGAGATCGGCGTCCCGCCGGTTCCGAGATCACTCCAAATCCTCGCGGACCTCGCGAATCAGTCGAATAACTTGCAGTTTTTCTCCGATTTACCGTCAAAGTGA